The following proteins are co-located in the Spirosoma montaniterrae genome:
- a CDS encoding M57 family metalloprotease: protein MKTIFYLTSLAIGSVLYACQPTPVETAQPAARQEVPTTVKAKVRAMGFSTYNIQTVDDGYIVENDIFLDKKQLDLAQRKQAIRVGSGEQYHTTSLVNNLPRVIRISVANNLPQVYVDATIEAINRYNAQNLSLQFAYVRSGGDIRVLAAPANAPYLASAGFPSGGNPHNFVRVNNAFLGSTNDATRVAYIGSIMAHEFGHCIGFRHTDYMDRSYSCGGASPQDEGEPPIGAIQIPGTPAGPDPNSWMLACIGNNVNRPFNANDITALDYLY from the coding sequence ATGAAAACTATTTTTTACCTCACTTCATTAGCTATCGGCAGCGTGTTGTACGCCTGTCAGCCTACCCCAGTTGAGACGGCCCAGCCTGCTGCCCGGCAGGAAGTACCTACAACGGTGAAAGCTAAAGTCCGGGCTATGGGCTTCAGTACCTACAACATCCAGACGGTCGACGACGGTTATATTGTTGAAAACGACATCTTCCTCGACAAGAAACAGCTTGACCTCGCCCAGCGCAAACAGGCGATTCGCGTAGGTAGTGGCGAACAGTACCACACAACTTCGCTGGTGAATAATCTGCCCCGCGTTATTCGCATCAGCGTTGCCAACAACCTTCCTCAGGTGTATGTCGATGCCACCATCGAAGCCATCAACCGCTACAATGCACAGAACCTCTCCCTCCAGTTTGCCTACGTGCGGTCTGGGGGCGACATTCGGGTGCTGGCTGCGCCGGCAAATGCTCCCTATCTGGCGTCGGCTGGCTTTCCGAGCGGGGGCAATCCGCACAACTTCGTGCGCGTCAATAATGCTTTCTTAGGCAGTACGAACGATGCCACGCGGGTCGCTTACATTGGTTCGATTATGGCCCACGAGTTTGGGCACTGCATTGGTTTCCGCCATACCGATTACATGGACCGCTCGTATAGCTGCGGAGGAGCCAGCCCACAGGACGAAGGCGAACCACCAATTGGTGCGATCCAGATTCCGGGTACACCGGCTGGTCCAGACCCCAACTCGTGGATGCTGGCCTGCATCGGTAACAACGTCAACCGCCCCTTCAATGCCAATGACATAACCGCTCTCGATTATTTGTACTAA